A genomic segment from Aegilops tauschii subsp. strangulata cultivar AL8/78 chromosome 1, Aet v6.0, whole genome shotgun sequence encodes:
- the LOC141041800 gene encoding uncharacterized protein: MMESETHPPASLPHEAGDPEVSSRRVYPDPARPEGNPLAAQGPQYPAPEESNRKSPAPSSVRSEALKDLLEQAAISEAHRALMGTLIERISSAESGLHEAVVSLLKGFEVAEGPVASRTDEFAELKRQLDAADADIVLVNKRLDEAQDGAAAVETLRAELAQAKEQARKSDAAAREAVEGLRAEQAAHRQSKEEIAKMAVELKDAADSYELLKNEDRAKMADLEKATTAAKDARSTIRAMKEELRHAGDIAAGKPFMLQMKFGDLQYAPLDRLWSSADAYIDLAASAADAAEYFKDQKDREVEKLF, encoded by the exons atgatggagagcgagacgcaTCCCCCTGCCAGCCTGCCTCATGAGGCCGGTGACCCCGAGGTGTCGTCGCGGAGGGTTTATCCTGATCCGGCAAGGCCAGAGGGTAATCCTTTGGCCGCCCAAGGTCCTCAGTATCCGGCTCCTGAAGAGAGCAACCGAAAGAGTCCGGCACCGTCTAGTGTTCGGTCGGAGGCACTGAAGGATCTGCtagagcaagcggctatctcagaagcgcatcgtGCGCTAATGGGTACGTTgattgagaggatttcatccgccgaaagcgggttgcatgaagctgttgtgagtctgctgaaaggctttgag GTGGCGgaaggtccggtggctagccggactgatgagtttgccgaactgaagcggcaacttgatgcggcagatgccgacatcgtgcttgtcaacaagcggcttgacgaggcacagg atggagctgcggccgtggagacccttcgggcggaacttgcccaaGCCAAAGAGCAAGCCAGAaaaagtgatgcggccgcccgaGAGGCAGTCGAGGGGctgagagccgaacaggctgctcatcgccaaAGCAAAGAggaaatagccaagatggctgtggAATTGAAGGATGCCGCCGACAGCTACGAGCTTCTCAAAAATGAAGATCGAGCGAAGATGGCAGACCTGGAAAAGGCCACGACGGCGGCCAAGGACGCCCGCTCTACAATTAGAGCAATGAAGGAGGAGTTGCGTCACGCCGGGGATAttgcggctgggaagcccttcaTGTTGCAGATGAAGTTTGGAGATCTTCAGTACGCTCCGCTTGACCGGTTGTGGAGTTCTGCGGACGCTTATATAGATTTGGCAGCGAGTGCCGCTGATGCGGCCGAATACTTCAAAGATCAAAAGGATCGCGAAGTGGAAAAGCTGTTTTAG